One stretch of Pseudobacteriovorax antillogorgiicola DNA includes these proteins:
- a CDS encoding TerB family tellurite resistance protein, translated as MSKQLKFPIDQISARLIQLREAKGLSRKQVDDSLSWRSGMLYDLERQRLTLSLEACWQLLKLYNADWSELFSGDYQDEDRDEAIPLLPQIGPLFEIGMIAPRIAQVINLIREDPMIVAELGFAGANTPKPLLQLLLAQLTPVQQRDYYLELCRYVHSTIAADRKIHQVERDAADILLRHAPIVVDDRERKSLLKAFSNRYLGGSIDRKFPRPALKHFLIWVMFVIAVSDGELNYQETEYIKQVAIHIKLDEQSFRYIHQQIQLPAELDF; from the coding sequence ATGTCAAAACAGCTTAAATTTCCCATTGATCAAATCAGCGCGCGCCTGATCCAGCTACGAGAAGCTAAAGGCTTGAGTCGTAAGCAAGTTGACGACAGTTTATCGTGGCGATCTGGTATGCTTTATGATCTTGAACGACAAAGATTGACACTAAGCCTAGAAGCCTGCTGGCAACTTCTGAAGCTATATAACGCTGATTGGTCAGAATTATTCAGCGGAGACTACCAGGATGAAGATCGTGATGAGGCCATTCCCTTGTTACCTCAGATCGGCCCGCTCTTTGAAATTGGTATGATTGCGCCCCGGATCGCTCAAGTGATCAACTTGATTCGAGAAGACCCGATGATTGTGGCAGAGCTTGGTTTTGCTGGTGCTAATACTCCCAAGCCCTTGCTCCAGCTGTTGCTTGCGCAATTAACACCGGTTCAACAAAGAGATTACTACCTAGAGCTGTGCCGGTATGTGCATTCCACTATTGCAGCGGATCGAAAAATTCATCAAGTGGAGCGCGATGCTGCTGATATTCTTCTTAGACATGCGCCTATTGTGGTGGATGATAGAGAAAGGAAAAGCCTTCTGAAGGCCTTTAGCAATCGATACCTCGGTGGAAGTATTGATCGAAAATTTCCAAGGCCGGCTCTCAAACATTTTCTCATTTGGGTGATGTTTGTCATTGCTGTCAGTGATGGCGAGCTTAACTATCAAGAAACTGAGTACATCAAACAGGTTGCTA